One region of Daphnia pulicaria isolate SC F1-1A chromosome 7, SC_F0-13Bv2, whole genome shotgun sequence genomic DNA includes:
- the LOC124350057 gene encoding larval cuticle protein LCP-22-like isoform X2 produces the protein MKFIVAFAFLAVALAAPQGDKKPIEIVSSNSEMNADGSYSFDFESADGTKVSESGNQKQVGPKPEDIGTVSKGSYSFTTPDGVVLTVNWVADENGFQATGDHLPTPPPMPEHVVKMLADLKAAGVL, from the exons atgaaattc ATCGTCGCTTTCGCTTTCTTGGCCGTGGCCCTCGCCGCACCTCAAGGGGATAAGAAGCCCATCGAAATTGTGTCATCCAACAGCGAAATGAACGCAGACGGCAGCTACTCATTCGA TTTCGAGTCTGCCGATGGGACCAAAGTGTCTGAGAGTGGCAACCAGAAACAAGTTGGACCCAAACCGGAGGATATCGGGACCGTGTCCAAGGGCTCCTACTCGTTCACGACTCCCGACGGCGTCGTCCTCACCGTCAATTGGGTGGCCGATGAAAACGGATTCCAGGCCACCGGCGACCACCTCCCCACTCCTCCTCCCATGCCCGAGCACGTCGTCAAGATGCTCGCAGACCTCAAAGCCGCCGGAGTCCTGTAA
- the LOC124350057 gene encoding endocuticle structural glycoprotein SgAbd-3-like isoform X4, translating to MRLKNIKDCRCQKHLHTTLSTIFRRAALNIKLAKMKFIVAFAFLAVALAAPQGDKKPIEIVSSNSEMNADGSYSFDFESADGTKVSESGSQKQVGPKPEDIGTVSKGSYSFTTPDGVVLTVNWVADENGFQATGDHLPTPPPMPEHVVKMLADLKAAGVL from the exons ATGcgcttgaaaaatataaaagactgTCGGTGTCAGAAACATCTTCACACAACTCTCTCAACTATCTTCAGAAGAGCAGCACTAAACATCAAActagcaaaaatgaaattc ATCGTCGCTTTCGCTTTCTTGGCCGTGGCCCTCGCCGCACCTCAAGGAGATAAAAAGCCCATCGAAATTGTGTCATCCAACAGCGAAATGAACGCCGACGGCAGCTACTCATTCGA TTTCGAGTCTGCCGATGGGACCAAAGTGTCTGAGAGTGGCAGCCAGAAACAAGTTGGTCCCAAACCGGAGGATATCGGGACCGTGTCCAAGGGCTCCTACTCGTTCACGACTCCCGACGGCGTCGTCCTCACCGTCAATTGGGTGGCCGATGAAAACGGATTCCAGGCCACCGGCGACCACCTCCCCACTCCTCCACCCATGCCCGAACACGTCGTCAAGATGCTGGCCGACCTTAAAGCCGCTGGAGTTCTGTAA
- the LOC124350064 gene encoding larval cuticle protein 65Ag1-like, with protein MKLFIIAAVLAVAAAAPSSYATYEKTYEKDYKYPEITVTSQSDERNLDGSSKWSYAQSDYTTRDETQEQKKFTVTTVDDYGKEYTEEVYGNTNKGSSYWVSPEGEKFTLTWAADNAGFQPKGDHLPVAPVHVYELPVAPVHEYVLPVAPVHEYELPVAPVHIPFNGKGYKIY; from the exons atgaaaTTG TTCATCATCGCCGCTGTCTTGgccgtcgccgccgccgctccttCCAGTTACGCAACGTACGAGAAGACGTACGAGAAGGACTACAAATATCCCGAGATTACCGTCACCAGCCAATCGGACGAGCGCAACTTGGACGGCAGCAGCAAGTGGAG cTACGCCCAGTCTGACTACACGACCCGTGACGAGACCCAGGAACAGAAGAAATTCACCGTCACCACCGTCGATGATTACGGCAAAGAATACACCGAGGAGGTTTACGGCAACACCAACAAAGGATCTTCCTATTGGGTCTCCCCTGAAGGcgagaaattcactttgacCTGGGCCGCTGATAACGCCGGATTCCAGCCCAAGGGTGACCACttgcccgtcgctcccgtccaCGTCTACGAGCTCCCGGTGGCTCCCGTTCACGAGTACGTCCTGCCCGTCGCCCCCGTGCACGAATACGAACTCcccgtcgctcccgtccaCATTCCGTTCAACGGAAAGGGATACAAGAtctattaa
- the LOC124350057 gene encoding endocuticle structural glycoprotein SgAbd-3-like isoform X1, with amino-acid sequence MKFIVAFAFLAVALAAPQGDKKPIEIVSSNSEMNADGSYSFDFESADGTKVSESGSQKQVGPKPEDIGTVSKGSYSFTTPDGVVLTVNWVADENGFQATGDHLPTPPPMPEHVVKMLADLKAAGVL; translated from the exons atgaaattc ATCGTCGCTTTCGCTTTCTTGGCCGTGGCCCTCGCCGCACCTCAAGGAGATAAAAAGCCCATCGAAATTGTGTCATCCAACAGCGAAATGAACGCCGACGGCAGCTACTCATTCGA TTTCGAGTCTGCCGATGGGACCAAAGTGTCTGAGAGTGGCAGCCAGAAACAAGTTGGTCCCAAACCGGAGGATATCGGGACCGTGTCCAAGGGCTCCTACTCGTTCACGACTCCCGACGGCGTCGTCCTCACCGTCAATTGGGTGGCCGATGAAAACGGATTCCAGGCCACCGGCGACCACCTCCCCACTCCTCCACCCATGCCCGAACACGTCGTCAAGATGCTGGCCGACCTTAAAGCCGCTGGAGTTCTGTAA